A window from Candidatus Krumholzibacteriota bacterium encodes these proteins:
- a CDS encoding metalloregulator ArsR/SmtB family transcription factor — protein sequence MNTLIPVFKALSDKNRVRILKILQVKPLCVCEITEVLGLAISTTSKHLSILKEANLIFEQREHKWINYYINQKTQKEYAKEILGLLREWVNDDSIIHNDLVKASKVSRNDLCKGKG from the coding sequence ATGAACACGCTCATACCAGTTTTTAAAGCTTTATCGGATAAGAACCGTGTAAGAATACTGAAGATACTTCAGGTCAAACCTTTATGCGTATGCGAAATAACAGAGGTGCTGGGATTGGCAATATCAACGACTTCAAAGCACTTATCAATACTTAAAGAAGCAAATTTAATATTTGAGCAAAGAGAACATAAATGGATTAACTATTATATCAACCAGAAGACACAAAAGGAATATGCAAAAGAAATACTTGGGTTACTTAGGGAATGGGTGAATGATGACAGTATAATCCATAATGATCTTGTGAAAGCAAGTAAAGTCAGTCGTAATGATCTTTGTAAAGGTAAAGGCTGA
- a CDS encoding permease: protein MSLLCKWLAYLVASVSGSIVAVCSFTILPRFSSIQMRGAGPGHLIAFLRSGYQYSGH from the coding sequence ATTTCACTATTATGCAAATGGCTGGCCTATCTGGTTGCTTCTGTATCCGGGTCGATCGTCGCGGTCTGTTCCTTCACCATTTTGCCCCGGTTCTCCAGCATCCAAATGCGGGGTGCCGGACCGGGGCATCTAATCGCCTTTCTCCGGTCCGGCTATCAATATTCCGGCCATTGA
- a CDS encoding metalloregulator ArsR/SmtB family transcription factor: MAILPINKLDKVITMLMDKKTKQKYEARAQIIKAMAHPTRLFIVDELDKGERCVCELRDMIGADISTVSKHLSVLKQAGIVEGEKRGLQVWYSLKIRCILNFFGCVEDVLKSNAQSVKTS; this comes from the coding sequence TTGGCTATTTTGCCAATTAACAAATTAGATAAGGTTATAACAATGCTCATGGACAAAAAAACGAAACAGAAATACGAAGCTCGAGCACAGATCATCAAAGCCATGGCACATCCGACCAGGCTGTTCATCGTCGATGAACTGGATAAGGGTGAACGATGTGTCTGTGAGCTGCGTGACATGATCGGCGCTGATATCTCAACCGTCTCAAAACACCTTTCCGTATTGAAACAGGCAGGAATTGTCGAGGGTGAAAAACGCGGACTTCAGGTGTGGTACAGTCTCAAAATCCGATGCATTCTGAACTTTTTCGGATGCGTTGAGGATGTGTTGAAATCAAACGCGCAATCTGTTAAAACGTCGTAG
- a CDS encoding thioredoxin family protein, whose amino-acid sequence MKKLQILGTGCPKCKKLTELTEQASKELGIEYEIEKVTDINDIMNFGVMMTPGLAVDGEVKVAGKIPNVEEIKKMLE is encoded by the coding sequence ATGAAAAAATTACAAATTCTTGGCACAGGATGCCCCAAGTGCAAGAAGCTCACCGAGCTGACCGAACAGGCGTCGAAAGAGCTGGGCATCGAATATGAAATCGAAAAAGTGACGGACATCAACGACATTATGAACTTCGGCGTGATGATGACGCCGGGCCTGGCCGTGGACGGCGAGGTGAAAGTGGCGGGAAAAATACCGAATGTGGAAGAAATTAAGAAAATGCTGGAATAG